From a region of the Nitrospirota bacterium genome:
- a CDS encoding archease, whose translation MAYEVLDLSGDVGVRARGGSLPEAFGEAALAMYSLITEPAAIRPEEVRRVEVRSHSREGLLVSWLNELIYLFDVHGFVGKSVEFESFEDTALVAEVRGERFDPQRHEGGLLLKAATYHGLTLEQGPEGYRLEIMFDI comes from the coding sequence ATGGCATACGAGGTTCTTGACCTCTCGGGCGACGTGGGCGTCCGCGCCCGGGGCGGAAGCCTTCCGGAGGCCTTTGGCGAGGCGGCCCTCGCCATGTACAGCCTGATTACGGAGCCCGCCGCAATACGCCCTGAGGAGGTGCGGCGCGTGGAGGTAAGAAGCCACTCGCGCGAGGGCCTCCTGGTTTCGTGGCTCAACGAGCTCATCTATCTTTTCGACGTGCATGGCTTTGTGGGCAAGTCCGTGGAATTCGAGAGCTTCGAGGACACGGCCCTCGTGGCCGAGGTGCGGGGAGAGCGGTTCGACCCCCAGCGCCACGAGGGCGGCCTTCTCTTGAAGGCCGCCACCTACCACGGTCTTACCCTGGAGCAAGGCCCCGAGGGGTACCGGCTGGAAATCATGTTTGACATCTGA